AGGAACGGTTCTCTTTCTGTTCTCACAAAGAAATTGTGAATacacattttctcatttttattgcaGTGGGACAGCAAGACAGCATTTTTTCATGATAAGATCTTCTAATTTCATACATccaaaaacgaaaaaaaacttttattttcagCACAAATTCACAATACTTGTATGcacctcctccacacacacacacgcacacacacatttacaaattaTGATGTACGGCTACTAATGAAGActatctggggaaaaaaatcttaaaggaattaataaaaataatcaaaacacacatcacacatttagatataatggtatattggtacCATTATTTTAGTGttgttaaaatattatttatttcaacaagATTTGGATAAATCTGATTAGGATAAAACTATGTAATGAGTCAAGTGTAACTGAGTGAAGCTGACAAACCCCAAAACAAAGTAAGTttacttatttaaaaagaaatcagttcctaaaaactttcattttatttgtttgttaaattctgtattatttgcatatttacttGCATATTGCATATTTCTTTGGAAATACTGGATATGCCAAGTGAGAAATGTTCTAACTTTCTCCTCACACTCATCTAGAGCCACCATAATTTAATGAATTCATATAAGTTTCAGTTAGTTATTGAATCACATGTAATATGATTCTATGACTGGATAACTTAATAtaacatatttaaacaaataagaTAAATAACTTGATCGCTTTTTAAGCTACTATAATGGAAAAGTTAAGCTTGCATGTTCGgtaaaaagttacattttttaatattgcaGTCAGTTACATGTCTGGTTGCTTATTTATTGCtataattactattattgttgttattaatgataacaaaagtaataaaaatgaatgtagtATTAATATTGAATTGAATAGAACAACTAATAAGCATTAATATTTTAGAATTCAGAGTTTATCCtatcaatattattattgtgctattaaatattttataaccttataaataatattaacaacaaACCAACACTTACTTGATCTTTACCCTGAAATACATCATTAAACCATTTTAAATGCGGGTTAATTAGCAATCCGGTTTTAGCGTATGTCACCTTCAACAGCTTAGACTGTTTTACATCCTGCAGTCGCTCAGACCGCGTGTCGAACTCACATTTCTGGTGACGGACCCCTCCCCCCAGAAGGCGCGCTGGTCAGCGGGACGGTGAACAATGAGTGGGGGCGTCATTGTGAACGGGGGGGCTGCTCGCGGTATAAATGCGGACTCCTCCCGTACGTCGCCACACAGCAGAGAGGTGCCGCTCTCCACGTTCTCCACGTTCTCCAAGTTCTCCACGTTCCACCAGGCGCGCAAAGGAGAGAAAGTTCCCACCCAGAACCTGTAATCAGGTGATCGAgtcagagagggagaggaaagcGATAAAATGAACTCCGACTCGAGCTCCAGTCGAGCCTCCTCCCCGGACATGGACGAGATGTACCTGCCGGAGGCGCGCCTCAACTCCGTCTCCTCCACCCAGAGTGAGCTTCTGCAGAAGATGACGAGTGAGCACCTCTCCAGGAACGCAGACAAGTCTCCGGGTGGCGGCAAGTACAAGCTGAAGAAACAGGTGACCGAGCAGGAGCTCCAGCAGCTCCGGCTCAAGATCAACGGCCGCGAACGCAAGCGCATGCACGACCTGAACCTGGCCATGGACGGGCTGCGAGAGGTCATGCCCTACGCGCACGGGCCTTCCGTGCGCAAGCTCTCCAAAATCGCCACCCTCCTGCTGGCCAGGAACTACATCCTGATGCTCACCAGCTCCCTGGACGAGATGAAGCGGCTGGTGGGCGAGATCTACGGCGGCCACCACTCCGCTTTCCACTGCGGGACCCCCGCGCACCAGGCGCACCCGGCGCACCCGCTGCTGAGCGGCCCGCTGTCCGCCGCCACGCCCTCGCCCCTCCCCGCCGCCTTACCCGGACTTACCTCCATCAGGGCGCCGCACTCCCTGATCAAGACCACCCCCACGCCCCCGATCCCGCTCGGCGCGGGCTTCCAGCACTGGGCCGGTCTGCCCTGCCCCTGCGCCATCTGCCAGGTGCCCCCGGCTCCTCACATCCCCATCACCTCCACCGGACTCACGAGACTTTCCGGCGAGGCCAAGGACGGGATGAAGTGACCCCGGCGGACTCTGAGCACTgggggtggtgggtgggggggtcccCTGGCCAGGAAAAGAAAGGGGTTCCgtgcatgtttctttctttcatgtTCACCTTCTCCCTTCGTGTGACAAGGATACCCGCACAagtctgctgctgctcctcagaTCGCTCAGCACATGTACGAACTTCGGCCCCTCCACGCGAGACCTTTCTTAACGGAGCAAACGCGGAACGATCCTTGCTTTTCTgttactgtagaaaaaaaactgatctcGATTTCATTTCATAAGATGTGGAATGCAGTTCCTTCCTTGTAACAAGGACAGTGAAGCGCAGTGTGTGGCAAATGAGCCTGTCGGGGGGTTCAACATTTCACTTTCCGCGCCTTTCCAGGTGCAGGCGTGTTGGGAAATCTCCACAGGCTTCATTTCGTCCTTGTAACAAGGATGAGTGTTTTAGTGTAATTAGCTGGAAAGAGAAGAATATGATATTGTCTGTGCTGTAAACGGTTCTCGTCACGTGGcgacattctgtgtgtgtgcgtgtgtgtgtatgagtgtgaacTGCATGtcttattcttttaaaaaaaacatcacaagcATGCGTGTtttactggaaaaaaagaaaagattttgtCATCTCAGAGACGACCATGTCTTTATTTTTGTACGTTCTTGatgattaattaaatatttattattacccCGGTGCCCCTGGATggaatttcaataaaatattgaaataactACACATTCTTGGTTctctttttacatatttaaatcaGTATTTTGCAGATATTATTGAGGATGAAACTTAACAGAACTTAACAGtttaacctttttaaaaatctggtaTTTTGGTATTTGGAAGACATGCTGATTATTTACAGTAAACTCTCTACATATCCAGGAATTAGTCGGACAATATTTTCCACGTTTTTTATTACATCTTATAAAATATAAGTACgatatgaatattaaaaatatatggtAATTATTTCAATGATGTAAGACCATTAAATGTAGAATGTTGTAACAATTTGTAATTAAACAAATTCCctccatatttcattttatccCCAAAATCTCAGCGCGAGATTCGATCGGACCACAAGGCGGTCCTCGGGGTCCCCGGGGTCCCTCGGATTGTCTGTTTGTGGAGATTACAAGTTAATTGTTCTTATGGGAATGAACATCAGAGCGCGCGTCCGGATTACACAATTCGGCGCGCATGGAAATCAGGTTTCACAGAGACACTGTCCCTGCCACATGGGACAAATACAGACAGAGACGCCCCACATCTGCGACAAAACCTGAAACAAGGAAATAAGGACGCTCGTCtgttaaattcatttaaatcgTTTAGTCCAGCCATTCTGTTTACAGAATGTCGCCGCTATTGTCACCGCTCACCACAGTAAAACTCGTCAGTGTTAATGACAGTAAATTAGAGAACACGTTTAATTACAGTTTTGCGCTTACTAAAAGCCCTCCCTGCTGGAGATTGATTAGAAACGCTGAGCGGTGGCGTTTTTTAACAGCATTTCATATTACAATATCGGTcgttatttatatttatatattttctgaataaaaaaaaaacttccggCGGGCACACCTGTTGGGCCAGGAGAACCGGGCCAAGGTGTGTCCGGCCGAGCTCCGGGACAAGATGCGCCGCAATTGAAAATGAAGAAGGGATGCGTGGGCTGATGCGTGGGCTGATGCGTGGGCTGCGTTTGATGAGCTGCTGTCGGCCGCGGAACAAAAGCAGTTGCGCGGATAAATGATTGACTCGGCGGCCGCATGAATGGGGCTGTAATGGAGCGGGGAGCCCGTGTCCGGAGCTGAATTAGGCGGCAGGTGCAGGAGCCGCTCCGCGGTCCCCTTCGGGAGCGCCCGAGGCCTGACATCAACTGATTTCATAGACAAATGTTTGTCCCACACAGCCAAAACAGAAAGCATATTTCCATCATAAGAGCGTTTTGCCTCATATTTGCATGTTAATTGGCGGCTGATGGGCAAATGTCCACAGAACTGGAGAAGCGGGTGGAGAAAATACCTACTAGCAGACATAACGTATCATAATAGCAACACagtgaaacatttaacaaattatACACTATTAATTAATCTGAACAAATCACTGACACTATATGATGTCCCTCTAGAAATAGTTTAAAGGAAGGCCGTTTAAAATGCCCTTAATatatattactattactattacaaTATTGTGTTATTACTATTAGAAATAATAGACAAAATATATACTAATTTGTATATTCCCTtaatttcttgtattttcttaATTCTACTGATTGTTATCAGAACTATTATGGCTGTATTAGCCATATCTTTCCATATTATTCCACTGATATGCTGATGTACAGTTCTATATGTTGGATATTAAATATGCTCCATGGGTTATGGATATTACAAAACTTCAAGCAATGTAAgcaaaactgtacattttaagGAGTATATGTTTAAATAGATGCCTGATGCAGCTAATGCTAAAGTTAACATTCACTATACCATGCAGTCAGATACTTGCTGCATGTTAAATAGTTAATCTATAAAATGTCTCCAAGAATCCATACTtatcattaaaacacaataacacaatcCTGAAAAGTATAGATATCTTCCTctggtttaaataaataaatagaaatactGCTGAAATAAATACCAAACACTGAACTGATGGAGGGACAGCAGATCTTGTTTTTTCCTGCAGAAACATttgacacaacacaacaaacgTTTGAGCGAGTGTTTGGTGCAGCCTTCAGCGTAAATACAAAGGCAAAATTAAATCAAGCCATCAGTTCTGTGAGCAGTAATGTCCTCCTACTGTGTCTGACAGATGGCGTTCACTAGTTAGTCATAAATGGCTGTCACCAAGTGTTTGTCTGTCTGCCAGTAGCCTATGGTTCAGGGACTCCCTGGGAGAATGTTACTGTCCTGACACCGCTGAAAACGAACTGTCCTTGATTGTCAACCACCGAAAACCAAGGCCCCTGCACCACCCCAACCTTCTGGTCAAAGAGGGACTGTTTTGGGGAGCAGGtgcagagaagaagaagaaagagaaagcgAGACAGTGAGacgcacatttatttaaatcatagGTGGCCTGAAAGTTTCGCCTCCAGAACCTTCCAGAATATCAGGTGACTCTCTGACTCTCTGGTCCCTTCTGACTGGTCTTGATGACAGAGTGAAGGCACCAGTGCTGAGTCTACCAAAGGGGTTGGAAGCTGTTGGAACACAATGAGACACAGTGACAGATTCATAAACAGAATCAGCCTCTGTTAACCACTGCACCTCTGATGTATAGGATGTGCATGATGTAAAACCTGAGGGCAGCAAGTAAGAGATTATTCGTGATTGGGGATCCGTATGGTTCCCCTCTTGAGACAGATATTTCTTCTGACAAATCAGATTGCAACAAAACGATACAGTGACTgcctaatcacacacacacagaggcaagTTGGAGGTGCTAATTAGGGGCGAGTCGCGTGGCCCCCACACCTCTTGCTGGGCTGACAGAGCCTGTGGGCTCCAGTAATGGGAAAGCTCTTTAATAGGGGGATGGACGAATGCTGGCAGCTTGGCAAAAGCATGTTTGCCTCTGAGAAATCAGGACCTTATGCAGATGGGGCTGGaatggtttacacacacacaaacacacacatacacacacacacacacacacacacacactaagtgTTAATGATTGATTTGTATTAATATTagtgaaaaaatgcatttcaccaACTTTATtgaagaatgaaaaaataaatcacacgaTTTAAATTGGCTTGACCACGTAGTGACTTTaatatgtataatttatttatttgttttatttgtatccTTTTTGCAAATGCTAGAGCTCAACCAATAActttttatgttatgtttttattgcatttgtattcaatttttattaaatgaaagctttatacatatttaaaacaaatgtattttgaaGTGTAACAGTTTATGTACGGTTTTATCAAACTCAATAACTCTTGCACAGTTAGTGAGTTTCATGCACAGTTacatttgttcaaataatttcTAGTGTCTTcgaataacattttttaaaaagacggTCACCATTCAATTACTGAGTTAGTCTGCTGAGAGATGAGTTCCAATATGACATGAATATTGATTTGTCTGGTACCATTAGATTTAACTCTTAAGGAGATGAATATTCATAATTTGTGACAAGACAAATGTGTATGTCAAATTCAT
Above is a genomic segment from Denticeps clupeoides chromosome 8, fDenClu1.1, whole genome shotgun sequence containing:
- the olig3 gene encoding oligodendrocyte transcription factor 3; this translates as MNSDSSSSRASSPDMDEMYLPEARLNSVSSTQSELLQKMTSEHLSRNADKSPGGGKYKLKKQVTEQELQQLRLKINGRERKRMHDLNLAMDGLREVMPYAHGPSVRKLSKIATLLLARNYILMLTSSLDEMKRLVGEIYGGHHSAFHCGTPAHQAHPAHPLLSGPLSAATPSPLPAALPGLTSIRAPHSLIKTTPTPPIPLGAGFQHWAGLPCPCAICQVPPAPHIPITSTGLTRLSGEAKDGMK